A single region of the Candidatus Marinarcus aquaticus genome encodes:
- a CDS encoding FAD-dependent oxidoreductase: MNDKNYDVVIVGGGISGAALFYELAKYTDVKKICMLEKYEALATLNTKGTSNSQTIHVGDIETNYTLEKAKITKRTAKMVEKFCLQYGLQDKVMFSHQKMALGVGDKEVEFITKRYHEFKELFPYLELWDKEKLKELEPKLVEMTDGSDRPENIVAMGAKDQYTTVDFGKMTEELVKQAQACEDVVTDVYFNSEVEEIKKTSDGYELTTTKGEKYSASFVVVNAGAHSLYLAHKMGHGEHMGSLPMAGSFYVTTKHLLNGKVYMVQNDKLPFAALHGDPDILLDGKTRFGPTALMLPKLERYKPGTYIDFWKTLNFDGNIVKIFWDLLKDSDIRNYVFRNFLFEVPWLNKKLFVKDAQKIVPSLTECDIEYAKGFGGVRPQVLDKEKQKLMLGEASIDTGDGIIFNMTPSPGATSCLGNAERDIHKVCDYLKLKFDEKQFLADLTE; this comes from the coding sequence ATGAACGATAAAAATTATGACGTTGTAATTGTTGGTGGTGGTATCTCTGGTGCTGCACTGTTTTATGAGTTAGCCAAATATACCGATGTTAAAAAAATTTGTATGTTGGAAAAATATGAAGCTCTTGCAACTTTAAATACAAAAGGTACAAGCAACTCTCAAACAATTCACGTAGGGGATATTGAGACAAACTATACTTTGGAAAAAGCAAAAATCACTAAAAGAACAGCCAAAATGGTTGAGAAGTTCTGTTTACAATACGGTCTTCAAGACAAAGTAATGTTCTCTCACCAAAAAATGGCTTTAGGTGTGGGTGATAAAGAGGTCGAGTTTATTACAAAAAGATACCATGAGTTTAAAGAGCTTTTCCCTTACTTAGAGTTATGGGACAAAGAGAAACTAAAAGAGTTAGAGCCAAAACTTGTTGAAATGACAGATGGAAGTGATCGACCTGAAAATATTGTCGCAATGGGTGCAAAAGATCAATACACAACAGTTGACTTTGGTAAAATGACTGAAGAGTTAGTCAAACAAGCTCAAGCGTGTGAAGATGTAGTAACCGATGTTTACTTCAACAGCGAAGTTGAAGAGATCAAAAAAACAAGTGATGGATATGAACTTACAACCACTAAAGGGGAAAAATACTCTGCATCATTTGTTGTTGTAAATGCAGGTGCTCACTCACTTTACTTGGCTCATAAAATGGGTCATGGTGAACACATGGGAAGTTTACCAATGGCAGGAAGTTTCTACGTTACAACCAAACACCTCTTAAACGGTAAAGTCTACATGGTTCAAAATGACAAACTTCCATTTGCTGCACTTCATGGTGACCCAGATATTCTATTAGATGGTAAAACACGATTTGGTCCAACTGCGTTAATGTTACCAAAACTTGAAAGATATAAACCAGGTACCTACATTGACTTCTGGAAAACATTAAACTTTGATGGAAACATTGTAAAAATTTTCTGGGATTTGTTAAAAGACTCAGATATTCGAAACTATGTATTTAGAAACTTCTTATTTGAAGTGCCATGGTTAAATAAAAAACTCTTTGTTAAAGATGCCCAAAAAATTGTTCCTTCATTAACAGAGTGTGATATTGAATACGCAAAAGGATTTGGAGGGGTTCGGCCACAAGTTCTTGATAAAGAGAAACAAAAATTGATGTTGGGTGAAGCTTCAATTGACACAGGGGATGGAATCATCTTTAATATGACGCCAAGTCCAGGTGCAACTTCTTGTTTAGGAAATGCTGAACGAGACATTCATAAAGTATGTGATTACTTAAAACTAAAATTCGACGAAAAACAGTTCTTAGCTGATTTAACAGAATAA
- a CDS encoding PAS domain-containing protein, whose translation MSAIPTENEIVMKENDFIVSKTNPSGVITYCNEIFMEMAGYREEELIGRNHNIIRHPHMPKAAFKLAWELIQEGKEFFGFVKNATKLGAYYWVFANITPDYDEQRNIIGYTSVRRKPKAQALEIIVPLYQKMLEIERNQGIKASYEYLLNVLEENNTTYNALILSLQGEHV comes from the coding sequence ATGAGCGCGATTCCTACAGAAAATGAAATAGTCATGAAAGAGAATGATTTTATCGTATCAAAAACAAATCCAAGTGGTGTCATTACTTATTGTAATGAGATTTTTATGGAGATGGCAGGTTACAGAGAAGAAGAACTTATTGGACGAAACCATAACATTATACGTCATCCGCATATGCCAAAAGCAGCATTTAAACTGGCGTGGGAACTGATTCAAGAAGGTAAAGAATTTTTTGGTTTTGTGAAAAATGCGACCAAACTGGGGGCTTATTATTGGGTATTTGCCAATATTACGCCTGATTATGATGAACAAAGAAATATCATAGGGTACACTTCTGTGCGACGTAAACCTAAAGCCCAAGCTCTTGAAATTATTGTCCCTTTATATCAAAAGATGCTTGAAATTGAACGAAACCAAGGAATAAAAGCCTCATATGAATATTTATTAAATGTTTTAGAAGAGAATAATACAACATACAATGCTTTGATACTCTCCTTGCAAGGAGAACACGTATGA
- a CDS encoding UDP-N-acetylmuramoyl-L-alanyl-D-glutamate--2,6-diaminopimelate ligase, translating to MFLKTTDTSFTDNSKEANAQNAFVYSQQNERYIEDAKKSGCTQFIPSSELKNHIDLSNIKIVGITGTNGKTTTAAAIYSLLLDLGYKVALQGTRGFFINDERVEEYSLTTPVQLTNFAHILEAIHHGCRYFVMEVSSHAIEQKRIEGLEFALKIHTNITRDHLDYHKTIEEYIQVKNSFFEDDTPKLINKDDKVVKYNVKNGYAYSLDEPSTYKVQAYSFKEGMSVMLQYFEQTATFESNMMGIFNVYNLTAAVAAVHILTQKPLQSICNEIENFAGVSGRMQTVSENPLVIIDFAHTPDGMKKVLESFAHKEIICVFGAGGDRDREKRPLMGHIAELYSKHIIVTSDNPRFEDPDIIIEDILKGIKNQNNTIVEINRKEAIKKAIAMADEKSVVLVLGKGDESTQIIYDQKLPFSDKQVIEEILQLNV from the coding sequence TTGTTTCTAAAAACCACTGATACTTCTTTTACAGATAACAGTAAAGAGGCCAATGCACAAAATGCTTTTGTTTATTCACAACAAAATGAACGTTATATAGAGGATGCTAAAAAGAGCGGTTGTACTCAATTTATTCCAAGCAGTGAACTGAAAAACCATATCGATTTATCTAATATAAAAATTGTGGGTATCACAGGTACCAATGGTAAAACAACAACCGCTGCAGCGATTTATTCACTGCTTTTGGACTTGGGCTATAAAGTTGCCTTACAAGGTACGCGAGGCTTTTTTATCAATGATGAAAGAGTTGAAGAGTACTCGTTAACCACACCCGTACAACTTACAAATTTTGCACATATTTTAGAAGCCATCCATCATGGATGTCGATATTTTGTAATGGAAGTAAGCTCTCATGCCATTGAGCAAAAACGAATTGAAGGTTTAGAGTTTGCTCTGAAAATTCACACCAATATTACTCGAGATCATTTGGATTATCACAAAACCATCGAAGAGTACATCCAAGTAAAAAACTCCTTTTTTGAAGATGATACCCCAAAACTTATCAATAAAGATGATAAGGTCGTAAAATACAATGTGAAAAATGGCTATGCCTATTCATTGGATGAGCCATCAACGTATAAAGTACAAGCGTACTCTTTTAAAGAGGGCATGTCTGTCATGCTTCAATACTTTGAACAAACGGCAACATTTGAATCAAATATGATGGGTATTTTTAATGTTTATAATCTCACAGCTGCGGTTGCAGCTGTGCATATTTTAACCCAAAAACCGTTACAAAGTATCTGTAATGAAATCGAAAATTTTGCAGGAGTGAGTGGACGCATGCAAACGGTCAGTGAAAACCCTTTGGTCATCATTGATTTTGCCCATACTCCTGATGGAATGAAAAAAGTGTTAGAGAGTTTTGCGCATAAAGAGATTATTTGTGTTTTTGGGGCAGGAGGTGATCGAGACAGGGAAAAACGACCTTTAATGGGACATATAGCTGAGCTTTACAGCAAACATATTATTGTCACCAGTGATAACCCCCGTTTTGAAGACCCTGATATTATCATTGAAGATATTTTAAAAGGGATTAAAAACCAAAATAACACGATTGTAGAAATCAACCGTAAAGAGGCGATTAAAAAAGCAATTGCAATGGCGGATGAAAAAAGTGTGGTATTGGTATTAGGCAAAGGGGATGAGAGCACTCAAATTATTTATGATCAAAAACTTCCATTTTCAGATAAACAAGTCATTGAAGAGATTTTACAACTGAACGTTTAG
- a CDS encoding NifU family protein, whose protein sequence is MIPFSDEDLLPPVTHIINDKIAPMLARDGGAIQLITVKEQKVYIQLQGSCVGCAASGSTLKYIVEKELKEAIHPELEIINVPIGMEEKLEEL, encoded by the coding sequence ATGATTCCATTTTCAGATGAAGATTTATTGCCACCTGTGACGCATATTATTAATGATAAAATTGCACCCATGTTAGCACGTGATGGTGGTGCCATACAACTCATAACCGTAAAAGAACAAAAGGTCTATATTCAACTTCAAGGTTCATGCGTAGGGTGTGCAGCCAGTGGGAGCACCCTTAAATATATTGTAGAAAAAGAGCTTAAAGAAGCAATCCATCCAGAACTAGAGATCATCAATGTTCCTATTGGAATGGAAGAGAAATTAGAGGAACTGTAA
- a CDS encoding tetratricopeptide repeat protein encodes MINENRLLNEAHAYFSQKEYDKAIFLYSQLCSLFPQNQEYPMYALFCDIASEDESKGVSLFDYFSVVKDKNIEEAIAYVHDVVDAYDGDNEKMTQILKEITSTTIDSLDAIKYEDFMALVESRGSFRIAFEDIMFSTKVAIDSKEDFFDFVSKLIDNDFNTTAYSYLDGFNEYFSYDQKIEELYKKLEEKNLVSKNH; translated from the coding sequence ATGATTAATGAGAACAGACTGTTAAACGAAGCCCATGCGTACTTCTCTCAAAAAGAGTACGATAAAGCCATCTTTTTATATAGTCAACTCTGCTCGCTTTTCCCTCAAAACCAAGAGTATCCCATGTACGCTCTTTTTTGCGATATTGCAAGTGAAGATGAGTCAAAAGGGGTCTCTTTGTTTGACTATTTTAGTGTGGTAAAAGATAAGAATATTGAAGAAGCCATTGCATATGTACATGATGTTGTAGATGCGTATGATGGTGATAATGAAAAAATGACACAAATTTTAAAAGAGATTACCAGTACAACGATAGATTCATTGGATGCCATTAAATATGAAGATTTTATGGCATTGGTTGAATCACGAGGTTCATTTCGTATTGCATTTGAAGATATCATGTTTTCAACCAAAGTTGCCATTGATTCCAAAGAGGACTTTTTTGATTTTGTTTCAAAATTGATTGATAATGATTTTAATACCACTGCATATAGTTATTTAGATGGCTTTAATGAGTACTTTTCGTATGATCAAAAAATCGAAGAGTTGTATAAAAAATTAGAAGAGAAAAATCTTGTTTCTAAAAACCACTGA
- a CDS encoding AAA family ATPase, with the protein MPQHKIQAIKEEISKAIIGQEAMIDALLIGLLSSGHVLLEGVPGLAKTTTVKALANALALEFKRVQFTPDLIPSDIIGAQIYNMKTTEFSIKKGPIFTNLLLADEINRAPAKVQSALLEVMQEKQATIAEESFKIQEPFLVLATQNPIEQEGAYALPEAQLDRFMFKIVVGYNTKEEEHLIATKASQNSFEPINAVLTHEELQLLQNEVQKVHMDKELESYILDIIFATREPEKYGLAQLKEQIQFGASPRATIDMFKAVKAKAFIRGNEFVTPVDIALVIKDVLRHRIILSYEAEAMNVSTDKIIDTILQTIPVP; encoded by the coding sequence ATGCCTCAACACAAAATTCAAGCCATCAAAGAAGAGATATCAAAAGCCATTATTGGTCAAGAAGCGATGATCGATGCCCTTTTAATTGGTCTGTTAAGCTCAGGTCACGTTTTACTTGAAGGGGTACCAGGACTTGCAAAAACCACCACAGTCAAAGCCTTGGCCAATGCATTAGCTTTGGAGTTTAAACGAGTACAATTCACACCCGATTTAATCCCAAGTGACATTATAGGTGCTCAAATATATAACATGAAAACCACCGAATTTTCAATTAAAAAAGGACCCATCTTCACCAACTTACTTTTAGCCGATGAAATCAACCGCGCCCCTGCAAAGGTCCAATCAGCGCTTTTAGAAGTGATGCAAGAAAAACAAGCCACTATCGCTGAAGAGAGTTTTAAAATCCAAGAACCTTTTTTAGTTTTAGCCACTCAAAACCCCATTGAACAAGAGGGAGCATATGCTCTTCCTGAAGCACAACTGGATCGTTTTATGTTTAAAATTGTGGTTGGCTATAATACCAAAGAAGAGGAACACCTTATCGCAACAAAAGCTTCACAAAACAGTTTTGAACCCATCAATGCTGTGTTGACACATGAAGAGTTACAACTGCTTCAAAATGAAGTTCAAAAAGTTCACATGGACAAAGAGTTAGAGAGTTACATCTTAGATATTATTTTTGCAACCAGAGAACCAGAGAAGTATGGATTAGCGCAGTTAAAAGAACAAATACAATTTGGTGCGAGTCCTCGTGCAACGATTGACATGTTTAAGGCCGTTAAAGCCAAAGCTTTTATTCGTGGCAATGAGTTTGTTACACCTGTAGACATTGCCTTGGTGATAAAAGATGTACTACGACACCGTATTATCTTAAGTTATGAAGCTGAAGCGATGAATGTCTCCACAGATAAAATCATTGATACCATTTTACAAACCATTCCTGTACCATAA
- the ileS gene encoding isoleucine--tRNA ligase, which produces MDYKESLLLPKTDFPMRGNLPNNEPKKYQLWNETNVYEKMKKNREGAPSFTLHDGPPYANGHIHIGHALNKILKDMIVKYHYFNGKSVRFTPGWDCHGLPIEQKVEEKIGGAKKKELPKSKLRELCRDHATKFIDIQREEFKQLGVIADWDNPYLTMDFKFEANIYRELCAIAKQGLLVQRSKPVYWSWAAQTALAEAEVEYEDKVSPSIFVAFKHESMDASIVIWTTTPWTLPANTGIALNPEETYVLTSDKYIVAKKLYNSLVENGVISGSVEKDIDPKTLENTNAINPLNGRTSKVVLGEHVLMDSGSGAVHTAPGHGEDDYKVGLKYDLDVIMPVDAYGKYDETIVREKLFKETDKYLGVNVFQANEPILEELGEALLKREDIKHSYPHCWRTHKPIIFRATKQWFISIDDEYGQKNETLRKNALEVVENLKFYPEWGRNRLKAMLEGRPDWCISRQRDWGVPIAFFRNKKTDEIIFDEKVVNYTAMIFEQKGCDAWYDLEISELLYPGSGYNPEDLEKTMDILDVWFDSGSTQNAVLRSRNYDAGTFPADMYLEGSDQHRGWFQSSLLTTLASSECAPFKSILTHGFTMDEKGEKMSKSKGNVIDPAKIMKQYGSEILRLWVAMSDYQNDQKISDNILKQNAELYRKIRNTARFLLANVSDLEAIVSVDKLGVLDRWILSKAKSVFDEIETAFANYEFSKGLNKLNHFLVVDLSGIYMDICKDRLYCDGKNEIHRTGAQSAMAMIAKKLFSTMAPILTYTIDELLEYAPAVIKESANDVFDLPAYELPVVESALNEEHLIHAKEKFSEAIDTLKKDKTIKTTLELELYTNSDSIHVLEAIEAADWFLVSDVLKTKQSEAKASFEVDGCEFEVYMASKHKCPRCWKFTASEEETLCERCSEVIEK; this is translated from the coding sequence ATGGATTACAAAGAGAGTTTATTACTTCCTAAAACCGATTTCCCAATGAGAGGAAATTTACCCAATAACGAACCAAAGAAATATCAACTTTGGAATGAAACCAATGTTTATGAAAAAATGAAAAAAAATAGAGAAGGGGCACCTTCTTTTACGCTGCATGATGGACCACCATATGCAAATGGTCATATTCATATTGGACATGCACTGAATAAAATTTTAAAAGATATGATTGTGAAGTATCATTACTTCAATGGAAAATCAGTACGATTTACGCCAGGTTGGGACTGTCATGGTCTACCAATTGAGCAAAAAGTTGAAGAGAAAATTGGTGGGGCAAAGAAAAAAGAGCTTCCAAAATCAAAACTTCGAGAGCTGTGTCGAGATCACGCAACTAAATTCATTGATATCCAACGAGAAGAGTTTAAACAGTTAGGTGTGATTGCAGATTGGGACAACCCATATTTAACAATGGACTTTAAATTTGAAGCCAATATTTATAGAGAACTGTGTGCCATTGCTAAACAAGGATTGTTGGTTCAACGAAGCAAACCTGTTTACTGGTCATGGGCTGCACAAACGGCATTGGCTGAAGCGGAAGTTGAGTATGAAGATAAAGTATCTCCATCTATTTTCGTGGCATTCAAACATGAAAGTATGGATGCCAGCATTGTTATTTGGACAACCACTCCGTGGACACTGCCAGCAAATACAGGGATTGCACTTAATCCTGAAGAGACCTATGTTCTGACAAGTGATAAATATATTGTGGCTAAAAAACTTTACAATTCATTGGTTGAAAATGGCGTGATTTCTGGAAGTGTTGAAAAAGATATTGATCCAAAAACACTTGAAAATACAAACGCAATCAATCCACTCAATGGTCGAACTTCAAAAGTGGTTTTAGGAGAGCATGTACTGATGGATTCTGGTTCAGGTGCTGTACACACAGCCCCTGGACATGGTGAGGATGACTACAAAGTCGGGTTAAAATATGACCTTGATGTCATCATGCCTGTAGATGCATACGGTAAATATGATGAAACAATTGTACGAGAAAAACTCTTTAAAGAGACCGATAAATATTTAGGTGTGAATGTATTCCAAGCAAATGAGCCAATCTTAGAAGAGTTAGGAGAGGCACTTTTAAAACGAGAAGACATTAAACACTCATACCCACACTGTTGGCGAACACATAAACCTATTATTTTTAGAGCAACCAAACAGTGGTTTATCTCTATTGATGATGAGTATGGGCAAAAAAATGAAACACTCAGAAAGAACGCTTTAGAAGTAGTAGAAAACTTGAAATTCTATCCTGAGTGGGGACGAAATCGACTTAAAGCGATGCTTGAAGGGCGACCAGATTGGTGCATCTCAAGACAAAGAGATTGGGGAGTACCAATTGCTTTTTTCAGAAACAAAAAAACCGATGAAATCATTTTTGATGAAAAAGTCGTGAACTACACAGCGATGATTTTTGAACAAAAAGGGTGCGATGCATGGTATGATTTAGAAATCAGCGAACTGCTCTATCCAGGAAGTGGATACAACCCAGAAGATTTAGAAAAAACCATGGATATTTTAGATGTATGGTTTGATTCTGGTTCAACACAAAATGCAGTTTTACGTAGCCGAAACTATGATGCAGGAACATTCCCCGCAGATATGTATCTTGAAGGAAGTGACCAACACCGAGGTTGGTTCCAATCTTCACTTTTAACCACATTGGCTTCAAGTGAGTGTGCCCCATTTAAATCGATTTTAACACATGGTTTTACAATGGACGAAAAAGGTGAAAAGATGTCTAAGTCAAAGGGTAATGTAATTGACCCTGCGAAAATAATGAAACAGTATGGTTCTGAAATTTTAAGATTATGGGTGGCGATGAGTGATTATCAAAATGATCAAAAAATCTCTGATAACATCTTAAAACAAAATGCGGAATTGTATCGAAAAATCAGAAACACTGCACGTTTCCTTTTAGCAAACGTCTCAGATTTAGAAGCAATTGTAAGTGTGGATAAATTGGGTGTGTTAGACCGATGGATTTTGTCCAAAGCCAAATCAGTCTTTGATGAGATTGAAACAGCATTTGCAAACTATGAGTTCTCAAAAGGGTTGAACAAACTCAACCACTTTTTAGTCGTAGACTTAAGTGGTATTTATATGGATATTTGTAAAGACCGATTGTATTGTGATGGCAAAAATGAGATCCACAGAACTGGTGCTCAAAGTGCAATGGCAATGATTGCTAAGAAGCTTTTCAGCACAATGGCACCAATTTTAACGTATACCATTGATGAACTGCTTGAGTATGCACCTGCTGTTATCAAAGAGAGTGCAAACGATGTCTTTGATTTGCCTGCGTATGAATTGCCAGTGGTTGAAAGTGCTTTAAATGAAGAACATTTAATTCATGCAAAAGAGAAATTCAGTGAAGCCATTGATACACTTAAAAAAGATAAAACCATTAAAACAACATTAGAGTTAGAGCTGTATACAAACAGTGATTCAATTCATGTATTAGAAGCAATTGAAGCTGCTGATTGGTTCTTAGTCAGTGATGTTTTAAAAACAAAGCAGAGTGAAGCTAAAGCGAGCTTTGAAGTGGATGGGTGTGAGTTTGAAGTCTACATGGCTTCAAAACACAAATGCCCAAGATGTTGGAAGTTTACAGCTTCAGAAGAAGAGACATTGTGTGAACGATGCTCGGAAGTCATTGAAAAATAG
- a CDS encoding DUF58 domain-containing protein, translating into MQYDSQRLKKILIQTKRQVFSEIPGDNASILKGEGYDFCELREYEYGEDVKNIDWVISAKMQKPYVKLFHAQKELNIVITALMSGSIFFGSQRLKQELLTEIAAILGYSSIKQNDPFTSFVYNSTLHINTQKTKKISAVKTMSEQFFNYACLGKSIDYAALQTTLVSQIKKRSILFLIGDFIECNDLDLKLLNRKHEVCVIILRDKYEEKPIELGNVHLIDSNNYRAFEGSISPSLIASYQAQIKKADHELFTKLQKSGIKFTKIYTHENPISKLIGLLHA; encoded by the coding sequence ATGCAATACGATTCACAACGTCTTAAAAAGATCCTCATACAGACCAAACGGCAAGTCTTCAGTGAAATACCTGGAGACAATGCCTCTATTTTAAAAGGAGAAGGGTATGACTTTTGTGAATTAAGAGAGTATGAATATGGAGAAGATGTAAAAAACATTGACTGGGTCATCAGTGCAAAGATGCAAAAGCCCTATGTCAAACTCTTCCATGCACAAAAAGAGCTGAACATAGTCATCACCGCCCTCATGAGTGGTTCAATCTTTTTTGGCTCACAACGACTCAAACAAGAGTTGCTAACAGAGATTGCTGCTATTTTAGGCTACTCGAGCATCAAACAAAATGACCCATTTACATCATTTGTTTATAACAGTACTTTACACATCAATACACAAAAAACCAAAAAAATATCCGCTGTTAAAACCATGAGTGAGCAGTTTTTCAACTACGCTTGTCTTGGAAAGAGTATTGACTATGCTGCTTTACAAACAACTTTAGTGAGTCAGATAAAAAAGCGTTCTATTCTCTTTTTAATTGGCGATTTTATAGAGTGCAATGATTTGGATTTAAAACTTTTAAATCGTAAGCATGAAGTGTGTGTGATTATTTTGCGAGATAAATATGAAGAAAAACCAATTGAGTTAGGTAATGTTCACTTAATTGATTCCAATAATTACCGAGCATTTGAAGGTTCAATCTCTCCTTCTTTGATTGCTTCGTATCAAGCTCAAATTAAAAAAGCAGACCATGAGCTTTTTACAAAGCTTCAAAAAAGTGGTATCAAATTTACAAAAATATATACCCATGAAAACCCTATTTCAAAACTCATAGGATTACTGCACGCATGA
- a CDS encoding vWA domain-containing protein, with protein MFDIQFEYPYVLLLIALFIACAFLCKTKFTAYYFPHIQIYQKSRILNYPLTSFLKWITIVCTLIALASPIIQEDTHIIKNQGIDIVLNLDTSASMKELGLDNNNRTMNRWQVTRDIVKQFIQKRTSDNIALVVFGSQVMMASPLSFDKQAQAQIIDYLDIGIIGDKTALIDSLANSVNILKHSQAHSKVIVLLTDGEDTASQIPLQVIEKLLKKHKIKVYTIGIGDFNPLLLKHIASVSNGASFMAKSKKDLLTIYEQIDQLEKSKIENNKIVLKEYLFFYPLFCAVMALIGFIYFKNKNEII; from the coding sequence ATGTTTGACATTCAATTTGAATATCCTTATGTACTTCTCTTGATTGCGCTTTTTATTGCGTGTGCTTTTTTGTGTAAAACAAAATTCACTGCATACTACTTTCCCCACATTCAAATCTATCAAAAATCACGAATACTCAACTACCCTTTAACCTCTTTTTTAAAGTGGATTACCATTGTATGTACCCTCATTGCTTTGGCTTCTCCCATCATTCAAGAAGATACACATATCATTAAAAATCAAGGGATTGATATTGTTTTAAATCTGGATACCAGTGCTTCCATGAAAGAGTTAGGGTTAGACAACAATAACCGAACCATGAATCGTTGGCAAGTCACGCGTGATATTGTAAAACAATTCATACAAAAACGTACCTCAGATAACATCGCATTGGTGGTATTTGGAAGCCAAGTCATGATGGCATCTCCTTTAAGTTTTGATAAACAAGCGCAAGCGCAAATTATTGATTATTTGGATATTGGTATTATTGGAGATAAAACGGCGCTTATTGACTCCCTTGCAAACAGTGTGAACATCCTTAAGCATTCACAAGCACACTCTAAAGTAATTGTATTATTAACCGATGGAGAAGACACCGCCAGTCAAATTCCTCTGCAAGTGATTGAAAAACTTCTTAAAAAGCACAAGATCAAAGTTTATACCATAGGAATTGGAGACTTTAATCCTTTGCTTCTTAAACACATCGCTTCTGTATCCAATGGGGCTTCATTTATGGCAAAGAGTAAAAAAGATTTGCTTACCATTTATGAACAAATTGACCAATTGGAAAAATCTAAAATAGAAAATAATAAAATAGTCTTAAAAGAGTACCTCTTTTTCTACCCACTTTTTTGTGCGGTTATGGCACTCATTGGTTTTATTTATTTTAAAAATAAAAATGAGATAATTTAA